The genomic segment ATTCAAGGACCAAATATCAATATGCTAGGTGTTAGAGACCTAGGTATGTACGGAAGTATGAAGATGGAAGATATCCATTCTCAGATGAAAGTAGTTGCAGAACAATATGGAGCTGATATTGAGTTTTTCCAAAGCAATTTTGAAGGTGAATTGGTAGATAAAATACAAGAGTGCTTAGGTGAGGTTGATGGAATCATAATAAACCCGGCTGCATATTCTCATACTTCAATAGCAATAAGAGATGCTATAAGTGCCGTTGGATTACCAACCATAGAAGTTCATATAAGCAACATATATAGAAGAGAAGAGTTTAGAGAAAAAAGCTTGATAGCACCTGTATGTGCTGGTCATATTGCTGGTTTTGGACCTGTAGGATATCATTTAGCTATGATAGGAATGTTACAAATTTTTGATCAAATCAAAGCATTAGAAGCAGCAAATCAAAATCAATGAAAAATTATATCCTAAGAGATGAAAATGCTGTATTTTTTGAATGTGGATACAGCTGTGATAATGAAATTTTTATCTGTATAGATGGGTATAAATTTTTTATCGCTGATGCAAGATATGCTATAGAAGCACAAGAGTTTGCAAAATCAGATGTTAATGTCATATGCACACAAACAAGTGTTATCAAAGAAGCTAGATTTTTATTAAGAAAACTTAAACCAAAAAATCTAGTTTTTGATCCATTTGATTTTAGCTATGCTGATTTTAATAAACTCTCTTCATCTCTTGGGATTCATTTTATACAAAAACCAAATTTTTCAAAGTTAAAAAGAATTATTAAAAGCCAAGAAGAGATCCAAATCTTGCAACAAGCAGCAAAATTTGGAGAAAAATGTTTTGATGAATTTGCTGATTTTATTAGGAAAAATGGCGAAAATATGAGCGAAGAAGAGCTATTTTTTAATGCAAATTCGATTTTTCGCCAAAAAAATACACTAGGTCTAAGTTTTGAACCAATAGTCGCAATAAACGAAAATGCAGCAAAAGCACACGCCCTGCCAAGCAAAAAAAAGCTACAATATGGGGATTTGCTCTTAGTTGATGCAGGTGTTAGATACAAAAAATACTGTTCTGACAGAACAAGAACGGCTTGTTTTGATGAGAATTTTAACTTTTCAAAAGAGCAAAAATTTAAAAATCAAAAACAACAAGATGTATATGAGATAGTAAAACAAGCTCAAATCAAAGCTATAAACATCATAAAACCGAGCATAAAAGCAAAAGAGATAGACTTAGCAGCTAGAAATTTCATAGCAAAAGCTGGTTATGAAAAAGAGTTTTTTCACTCAACCGGACACGGAGTTGGGATAGATATACATGAGTTTCCAAACATAAATAAAAGAAGCGAAACTATCATTCAAGAAGGTATGATTTTTAGTGTAGAACCTGGAATTTACATACAAAACGAATTTGGTGTTAGGATAGAAGATGTGGTTTTAGTAACCAAAGATGGGGCTTTGATTTTATGATAGCAGATGGAGCAAGGTCTATCACAAGCTCATCTTTTTTTCCAAAATATTTTGGATTTAAAAATAATTTTAAATTTAATACATTAATAGGAGTTGGTGGAAACATAGGAAATACAAAAAAAATATTTGATAGATTTATAAGAGCATTAAAAAATGATAAAAGATTTCACATAGTTGAAACATCTCCAATACTTATAAATAAAGCATTTGGATATATATATCAAGATGATTTTAGTAATGCTGTTATAAATTTACAAACTAGTGTAAGTCCATATAATTTATTAAAAATAATGCAAAATTATGAGAAAATTTTTAGGCGGACAAGAAGTTTTAAAAATGCACCAAGAACAATTGATTTGGATATATTATATTTTAGTAATAAGGTAAGAAAAACCTCAAAACTAACAATACCACATATCGGAGCAAATCAAAGACTTAGTGTTATAATTCCGCTTGGACTTATGAAAGCTTAAAAAAAGGGACTTTAATGGCAACCAAAATGTATTCGGTTACAGCAGAAAGTAGTATAGAGGCATTAAAAAAGGCAAGAGAACTTTATGGTGATAATGCTATTCATGTTACAACCAAACAAATACAGCCTAAAACTATCAACAAAAAGCCAATATTTGAAGTTGTTGTAAGTGTTGAAGAAACCGATGAAATAAAGCAAAAACCAAATCCTGTAGTATTAAATTATGAAAATGCATATTCTAAATTCAACCAAAAACAAGAACCAGTAAAGCCAAAATTTAGCATAACAGAAGCAACAAAAGAGTCAGCAAAACAAAATAAATTAAATAGCGAAGATGTAATGCTTAGCATATCAAACATGGCAAAAGAGATAAGTGAAATAGCAAATATTCCAGCCATTGAACCCATCCAAAAAGAACAAAGCCAG from the Campylobacter pinnipediorum subsp. pinnipediorum genome contains:
- the folK gene encoding 2-amino-4-hydroxy-6-hydroxymethyldihydropteridine diphosphokinase — protein: MIADGARSITSSSFFPKYFGFKNNFKFNTLIGVGGNIGNTKKIFDRFIRALKNDKRFHIVETSPILINKAFGYIYQDDFSNAVINLQTSVSPYNLLKIMQNYEKIFRRTRSFKNAPRTIDLDILYFSNKVRKTSKLTIPHIGANQRLSVIIPLGLMKA
- the aroQ gene encoding type II 3-dehydroquinate dehydratase, which codes for MVIQGPNINMLGVRDLGMYGSMKMEDIHSQMKVVAEQYGADIEFFQSNFEGELVDKIQECLGEVDGIIINPAAYSHTSIAIRDAISAVGLPTIEVHISNIYRREEFREKSLIAPVCAGHIAGFGPVGYHLAMIGMLQIFDQIKALEAANQNQ
- a CDS encoding M24 family metallopeptidase; translation: MKNYILRDENAVFFECGYSCDNEIFICIDGYKFFIADARYAIEAQEFAKSDVNVICTQTSVIKEARFLLRKLKPKNLVFDPFDFSYADFNKLSSSLGIHFIQKPNFSKLKRIIKSQEEIQILQQAAKFGEKCFDEFADFIRKNGENMSEEELFFNANSIFRQKNTLGLSFEPIVAINENAAKAHALPSKKKLQYGDLLLVDAGVRYKKYCSDRTRTACFDENFNFSKEQKFKNQKQQDVYEIVKQAQIKAINIIKPSIKAKEIDLAARNFIAKAGYEKEFFHSTGHGVGIDIHEFPNINKRSETIIQEGMIFSVEPGIYIQNEFGVRIEDVVLVTKDGALIL